Proteins co-encoded in one Amblyraja radiata isolate CabotCenter1 chromosome 24, sAmbRad1.1.pri, whole genome shotgun sequence genomic window:
- the rps10 gene encoding 40S ribosomal protein S10: MLMPKKNRIAIYELLFKEGVMVAKKDVHMPKHPELADKNVPNLHVMKAMQSLKSRGYVKEQFAWRHFYWYLTNEGIQYLRDYLHLPPEIVPATLRRQTRPETARPRPKGPMEDRPRLRESDRDSYRRATPLGSDKKAEAGAGAATEFQFRGGFGRGRGQPQ; encoded by the exons ATGTTGATGCCCAAGAAGAACCGTATCGCTATCTATGAGCTCCTCTTCAAGGAGGGTGTAATGGTAGCCAAAAAAGATGTACATATGCCAAAACATCCCGAGTTGGCAGACAAAAATGTCCCTAACCTACACGTAATGAAGGCCATGCAG TCTTTGAAATCTCGTGGATATGTAAAGGAGCAATTTGCGTGGCGGCACTTTTACTGGTACCTGACTAATGAGGGCATCCAGTACCTGCGTGACTATCTCCACCTTCCTCCAGAGATCGTTCCTGCTACTCTGCGTCGGCAGACACGCCCTGAGACTGCAAGGCCAAGGCCTAAAg GTCCAATGGAGGATCGTCCTCGTCTCCGTGAATCTGACAGAGACAGTTACAGGCGGGCAACTCCAC TTGGATCAGACAAGAAGGCTGAAGCTGGTGCGGGCGCGGCCACAGAATTCCAGTTT AGAGGTGGATTTGGCCGTGGTCGTGGACAACCTCAGTAA